AAATGCTGATGAAACTTTGCAGCAATACTTTGACGATGCGGCACAAATTCCTGGCTATGCTAAGGGCGCGATCGCTGCTGCAATCCAACGCCAACTCATCGTCAATTATCCCGATGTCAGACAGCTAAAGCCAAATCAAAACGCCACGCGAGGAGAGTTAGCGGCGTTCATTTGTCAAGCGATAACGCAAACTTGGCAAGTTTCTGCTGTTCCGCAATATGTTGCCGGAACGCCGATTTCAAGAGGTAAGCGATCGCAGTCTGGTTCTGTTGTCGCTGAAGTTTATTACACTAAAGAGCAACCTAACAAACCGCGTCTAAAAATCACTCGCAACGGGCAAACATTGCAAGATAATTTTCTACCTAATTTGGCGCTTAAATCTGCTGGTGTTTTTTGTGTGGATTTAGACAAAGATGGAGAACCAGAAGTGTTGGTGGATGGCTTTGATAAAGGCTTTGTTTCCTTAATTTATTACTATCAACCGCAACAAAACCAGTATGCTTATATCGAGCATAAATGGGCGACTGTCAGCTATCGACTTGAGGATATAGATAAAGAAGGTGTTTTGGAATTTGTTAGCGGCGATCGCGCTTACGATCGATTTTCTCAAAATCCTCTTGATTCTGCCTTACCTCTGGCTATTTGGAGATACCAACAGGGAACCTTTATTGATGCGACGCGCTTGTACAAAGAGCAAATTCGCGCCCATGCCGAGCTACTATGGCAAGAGTATCTAAACCGTCAGCGTCGCCAGCAACAAACAAAGTCTATTTTAGCAGCTTATTTAGCAGACAGATACTTACTAGATGAAGGGCACGAAGGCTGGCAACAAGTGCGTCAGGCGTATAAAGGTAGAGATTCTCAAGAATATTTCGCGGCAGTAGTTGACGCTTTAGCAGAAAACAACTATTTCACTGTAGACTTTACAATTTTGCCGCTATTTACTCGACTTGACAACTTTTATGAAGGACTAGCACAAGTAGAAATTAACAGTAAGTCAGGTTACATTAACAAGAATGGAAAACTCACGATTAACGCGCAATTTATGGGGGCTGATTCCTTTACTGAAGGGCTTGCGTGGGTAAGGACGGCTAACAAATATGGTTATATCGACTATAGAGGAAATTTCCTAATTCAGCCACAATTTGATGCAACTGGTTCTTCTTTCTCTGAAGGGCTGTTGGCGGTAGAAGTTGCTGACAAGTGGGGTTATATAGACAAAACAGGTAAATTTGTTATCCAGCTACAATTTGATTTAGTTGATGACTTATCTGAAGGGCTAGCACGGGTATTAATCCGGGAAAAGTATGGCTACATCGATAATACTGGAAAGCTTATAATTCAACCGCAATTTGATGGCGCTGATGATTTTTTTGAAGGAATGGCGCGGGTATGGGTTGGCGAAAAATTAGGCTATATAGACAAAACGGGTAGACTTACAATCCAGCCACAATTTGATTACGCCGATTCATTTAAAGAAGGAATTGCACGTATAAAAG
This portion of the Microcoleus sp. FACHB-831 genome encodes:
- a CDS encoding WG repeat-containing protein, with product MFSDTQKHWAQACISQLAERKLISGYPDNTFRPDTSVTRAEFAALLYKVFPEAPSVRDAITFSDVPANHWAYKAIQAVYRAGFVSGYPDRTFKPNQQIPRVQAIVALASGLKYATTANADETLQQYFDDAAQIPGYAKGAIAAAIQRQLIVNYPDVRQLKPNQNATRGELAAFICQAITQTWQVSAVPQYVAGTPISRGKRSQSGSVVAEVYYTKEQPNKPRLKITRNGQTLQDNFLPNLALKSAGVFCVDLDKDGEPEVLVDGFDKGFVSLIYYYQPQQNQYAYIEHKWATVSYRLEDIDKEGVLEFVSGDRAYDRFSQNPLDSALPLAIWRYQQGTFIDATRLYKEQIRAHAELLWQEYLNRQRRQQQTKSILAAYLADRYLLDEGHEGWQQVRQAYKGRDSQEYFAAVVDALAENNYFTVDFTILPLFTRLDNFYEGLAQVEINSKSGYINKNGKLTINAQFMGADSFTEGLAWVRTANKYGYIDYRGNFLIQPQFDATGSSFSEGLLAVEVADKWGYIDKTGKFVIQLQFDLVDDLSEGLARVLIREKYGYIDNTGKLIIQPQFDGADDFFEGMARVWVGEKLGYIDKTGRLTIQPQFDYADSFKEGIARIKVGEKWGYIDKTGKLSILPLNAELPPSPANGEALGDLAQLEPPASDNFKMLQPQFDYAEPFQAGIARVRSGEKWGYINKMGQFIIQPQFDGVDDFYGDLAIVKIGNKYGCINKTGQLVIQPQFDELDYFYQEMARVRIASKYGYIDKTGKLAIQAQFDRAGSFSEDLARVKIGKKWGYISKTGKFAIQPQFEGADNFTEGQARVRIGGKWGYIRNPIE